From the genome of Muricauda sp. SCSIO 64092, one region includes:
- a CDS encoding acetate/propionate family kinase, protein MKILIINSGSSSIKFQVIVMPQGRSLCKGIVERLGQENGHVRYEKGTESLKRAMRIKDHKSGLGEIMELLKDPSHGVLEGDGEIDCVGHRVVHGGDAFSGATEISDAVLEKIKALSFLAPLHNPANAIGIEVAQTLFPKAKQVAVFDTAFHQSIPPEAHVYAIPKKLTQDHGIRVYGFHGTSHKYVSEKAIAYLGKPESKIITVHLGNGSSITAVKDGKSIEHSLGFGPSNGLIMGTRSGDIDQSVVFFLMDSCGMDSQEVNTVLQKESGLLGLTGHSDLREIQRLAEEGDKDCLLALEMISHRIKKYIGAYIAILNGVDAIVFTAGIGENSVLIRQMSCTGMEAMGIVMESERNASINTENEVSEFQGKDSRVRLLVIPTNEELEIARQCHQLLGKG, encoded by the coding sequence ATGAAGATTTTGATCATTAATTCTGGGAGTTCTTCCATTAAGTTTCAGGTGATAGTAATGCCCCAAGGCCGTAGCCTCTGCAAAGGCATCGTAGAGCGATTGGGTCAGGAAAACGGGCATGTGCGCTATGAAAAGGGTACGGAATCCTTAAAACGTGCCATGCGCATCAAAGACCATAAATCCGGTCTTGGTGAGATTATGGAATTGTTAAAGGACCCTTCGCACGGAGTATTGGAAGGTGATGGGGAAATTGATTGTGTTGGACATAGGGTCGTCCATGGCGGTGATGCCTTCAGTGGCGCTACGGAAATAAGTGATGCAGTGCTGGAAAAAATCAAGGCACTTTCTTTTCTCGCGCCATTGCACAATCCCGCTAATGCCATTGGTATTGAAGTGGCCCAGACCCTTTTTCCCAAAGCCAAACAAGTTGCGGTATTTGATACCGCATTTCATCAAAGCATTCCCCCTGAGGCCCATGTTTATGCCATTCCCAAAAAATTGACCCAGGACCATGGGATTCGGGTGTATGGATTTCATGGTACCAGCCATAAATATGTTTCGGAAAAAGCAATCGCGTATTTGGGAAAGCCCGAATCAAAAATCATCACTGTGCATTTGGGCAATGGTTCCAGCATTACTGCCGTGAAAGATGGGAAAAGCATAGAACATTCCCTTGGATTTGGACCCTCAAATGGTTTAATTATGGGAACGCGAAGTGGAGATATTGATCAGTCCGTTGTGTTTTTCCTAATGGATTCCTGTGGAATGGATTCCCAGGAAGTAAATACAGTGCTCCAGAAGGAAAGTGGATTGTTGGGATTGACAGGACACTCCGATCTAAGGGAAATCCAACGGTTGGCGGAAGAAGGGGACAAAGACTGCCTGTTGGCTTTGGAGATGATCTCACATCGCATAAAAAAGTATATTGGGGCCTATATTGCCATTCTTAATGGGGTGGATGCCATTGTATTCACGGCAGGAATTGGGGAAAATTCCGTATTAATCCGTCAAATGTCCTGTACCGGAATGGAAGCCATGGGCATTGTTATGGAAAGTGAAAGGAATGCATCGATCAATACCGAGAACGAGGTTTCTGAATTTCAGGGCAAGGACAGTCGGGTTCGCCTTTTGGTAATCCCTACCAATGAAGAGCTGGAAATTGCCCGGCAATGTCACCAGCTGTTGGGAAAGGGATAG
- the pta gene encoding phosphate acetyltransferase has product MNKAVYIGTLGPHSGKSLFVLGFMNMLLGKLPKVGYFRPVIDEVEDGGLDNHIATVLQHFQLDLPPEDAYGLVINEVVRLYNDNRKDEILDRIISKYKKIEATHDFVLVEGSDFSDEGKVIEFDLNRDIAKNLGIPVVLVDNGKGKSLEDFSRNLDAAVKTYLQHDIQVLAVLANKIRPENLQLVKTELTKGLSNGVEVYTVPRVRNLSHPTLKEIVETLDGEVLFGHSYLDNQTGSFGVGAMQLHNYLIHLREQSLVITPGDRSDIILGVLQAHQSEKYPNVSGIILTGGLSPEPSILKLLESTTNVPIISVQQGTFKTTNIVGNIKSQIYAQSKQKIETSMALFEQHIDGEALLKRLTGFTSNVMTPRMFQYNLAQRARMEKKHIVLAEGEDARILKAATELVQGDIVSITLLGDIHRIAAEAARLGLDISQLNVINPKDNGIMESYAETFYELRKHKGVNMDMARDMMNDVSYFATMMVYRGDADGMVSGAVHTTQHTIRPALQFIKTKPEANVVSSVFFMCLPNRVCVFGDCAINPNPTAEQLAEIAIASATTASNFGIEPKVAMLSYSSGNSGQGEDVERVREATQRVREQHPKLEVEGPIQYDAAVDPIVGRGKMPDSKVAGQASVLIFPDLNTGNNTYKAVQRETGALAIGPVLQGLNKPVNDLSRGCTVDDVFNTVVVTAIQAQNN; this is encoded by the coding sequence ATGAACAAAGCGGTCTATATAGGCACTTTAGGACCCCATAGCGGGAAATCACTTTTTGTACTTGGATTTATGAATATGCTTTTGGGAAAGCTCCCAAAAGTAGGCTATTTTCGACCTGTTATTGATGAGGTGGAAGATGGTGGACTCGACAACCATATTGCCACCGTCCTGCAGCATTTTCAATTGGATTTGCCCCCCGAAGATGCCTATGGTTTAGTCATCAATGAAGTGGTACGCCTATACAATGATAACCGTAAGGATGAAATCCTGGATCGCATCATCTCCAAGTATAAAAAAATAGAAGCAACACATGATTTTGTGCTGGTAGAGGGTAGTGACTTTTCCGATGAAGGTAAGGTCATTGAATTTGATTTGAACAGGGACATTGCCAAAAATCTTGGAATCCCAGTGGTATTGGTGGACAATGGCAAGGGCAAAAGCCTGGAAGACTTTTCAAGAAACCTTGATGCCGCGGTCAAGACCTATCTTCAGCATGACATTCAGGTGTTGGCCGTATTGGCCAACAAAATCAGGCCCGAGAATTTGCAATTGGTCAAAACGGAATTGACCAAAGGCCTGTCCAATGGGGTAGAGGTATATACCGTACCAAGGGTAAGGAATTTGTCCCATCCCACCCTCAAGGAAATTGTTGAGACCTTGGATGGGGAAGTACTTTTTGGGCATTCGTATTTGGATAACCAAACCGGTAGCTTTGGGGTGGGGGCCATGCAATTGCATAACTATCTCATACACCTTCGTGAGCAAAGTTTGGTGATAACTCCGGGGGATCGTTCAGATATTATTTTGGGCGTCTTACAGGCGCATCAATCTGAAAAATATCCCAACGTTTCAGGGATTATTTTGACCGGGGGACTGTCACCGGAACCTTCCATTTTAAAACTGTTGGAAAGCACCACCAATGTGCCGATCATCAGCGTGCAGCAAGGGACTTTTAAAACGACCAACATTGTTGGAAATATCAAGTCACAGATTTATGCACAGAGCAAACAGAAAATAGAAACTTCCATGGCTTTGTTTGAACAGCATATAGATGGGGAGGCTTTGCTGAAACGGTTGACGGGATTTACATCCAATGTCATGACCCCGCGCATGTTCCAATACAATTTGGCGCAACGGGCGCGTATGGAAAAAAAGCATATTGTGTTGGCCGAGGGGGAAGATGCACGAATTTTAAAGGCGGCCACGGAGTTGGTGCAGGGAGATATCGTATCCATTACCCTTTTGGGTGACATCCACCGTATAGCTGCCGAAGCGGCCCGTTTAGGCCTTGATATTTCCCAACTGAACGTCATTAATCCCAAGGATAACGGAATCATGGAATCCTATGCAGAGACCTTTTACGAGCTGCGAAAACACAAGGGGGTAAATATGGATATGGCCCGTGATATGATGAATGATGTGTCGTATTTTGCCACTATGATGGTATACCGTGGGGATGCCGATGGTATGGTTTCGGGTGCCGTACATACCACCCAGCACACCATAAGACCGGCATTGCAGTTTATCAAGACCAAACCGGAAGCCAACGTAGTTTCATCGGTCTTTTTTATGTGCCTGCCCAATAGGGTATGTGTATTTGGCGATTGTGCCATTAATCCCAACCCCACAGCTGAACAATTGGCGGAAATTGCCATAGCTTCAGCTACCACAGCTTCCAATTTTGGAATTGAACCCAAGGTTGCCATGCTTTCCTACTCATCCGGCAATTCGGGCCAAGGTGAGGATGTGGAACGTGTTCGTGAAGCGACCCAACGGGTACGCGAACAACATCCTAAATTGGAGGTCGAAGGCCCAATACAATATGATGCGGCGGTTGATCCCATTGTGGGCCGCGGTAAAATGCCGGATTCCAAAGTAGCGGGACAGGCGTCCGTATTGATTTTTCCCGACCTAAATACCGGAAACAACACCTACAAGGCCGTACAACGGGAAACAGGGGCATTGGCAATAGGACCTGTATTGCAGGGATTGAACAAACCTGTCAATGATCTAAGCCGTGGCTGCACCGTGGACGATGTATTCAACACCGTAGTGGTTACCGCTATCCAAGCCCAGAACAATTGA
- a CDS encoding SIMPL domain-containing protein (The SIMPL domain is named for its presence in mouse protein SIMPL (signalling molecule that associates with mouse pelle-like kinase). Bacterial member BP26, from Brucella, was shown to assemble into a channel-like structure, while YggE from E. coli has been associated with resistance to oxidative stress.), with protein sequence MKLAYSLLFFATTMVLSAQSRNFLDVPYLETSARVDTLVTPDKIYLSITIQEKDSKGRKSVEEQENKMAQSLKNLGIDVDKQLTIKDLASNYRKYFLRSKEVLKSKQYSLLVRDGLTAGKVMAALEDLDIANTYLEKTEYSKMDELELELKSKAVKKAKKKADALTQPLGQQVGRAIHIVDNSQPYYPRYNQARMEMKTMAMDMAEAEPLDIGFEKIRVESTVNVKFKLAE encoded by the coding sequence ATGAAATTAGCATATAGCCTACTATTTTTTGCCACAACGATGGTCCTTTCGGCCCAATCCAGAAATTTTTTGGACGTTCCCTACCTTGAAACCTCGGCCCGAGTGGATACTTTGGTCACCCCAGATAAGATCTATCTAAGCATTACCATCCAGGAAAAGGACTCCAAAGGGAGAAAATCGGTAGAAGAACAGGAAAACAAAATGGCACAAAGCCTAAAAAATCTAGGTATTGACGTTGACAAGCAGTTAACGATAAAGGATTTGGCCAGTAACTACAGGAAGTATTTTTTACGTTCAAAGGAAGTGCTGAAAAGCAAGCAATATTCCCTATTGGTCCGTGATGGCCTCACTGCCGGAAAGGTCATGGCCGCCCTGGAAGATTTGGATATTGCCAATACCTATTTGGAAAAGACCGAATATTCCAAAATGGACGAGCTGGAACTCGAATTAAAATCAAAGGCGGTAAAAAAGGCAAAGAAGAAGGCGGACGCCCTTACCCAACCCTTGGGACAACAAGTGGGAAGGGCTATTCATATTGTGGACAATTCCCAACCTTATTATCCAAGGTATAATCAAGCTCGAATGGAAATGAAAACCATGGCCATGGATATGGCAGAAGCTGAACCCCTGGATATTGGTTTTGAAAAAATTCGAGTGGAAAGTACGGTGAACGTGAAATTTAAGCTTGCGGAATAG